The following proteins are co-located in the Manihot esculenta cultivar AM560-2 chromosome 9, M.esculenta_v8, whole genome shotgun sequence genome:
- the LOC110623550 gene encoding uncharacterized protein At5g39865, whose protein sequence is MKSMKGRFLKKLRFIPTIHTLKHGLVSHLNSTDKFSNQILQIPSVYIQEDHKINNLQEPVTADIAVSELKNEESDNLELHVHDDEKITPFTVFNDNVPAAIDNLESPVSSEITMEYDTADEADHEKYTEEYSSLSHFEEKCPPEGSESIVLYTTSLRSIRKTFEDCHTILFLLESFKVEFYERDVSMHLEYREELWRILGGRVIPPRLFIKGRYIGGADEVVSLHEQGKLKKLLEGIPKLLSNAPCVGCGNKRFVVCFNCNGSRRVFNGGESDEMNIIRCSECNENGLVKCSICYR, encoded by the coding sequence ATGAAATCAATGAAGGGAAGATTCTTGAAGAAACTGAGGTTTATTCCAACCATACACACACTTAAACATGGTCTGGTTTCTCACCTCAACTCCACAGACAAGTTCTCCAATCAGATCCTGCAAATCCCATCAGTTTACATACAAGAAGATCACAAGATCAACAATCTCCAAGAACCTGTAACTGCAGATATTGCTGTATCAGAACTGAAAAATGAAGAATCTGATAATTTGGAACTCCATGTTCACGACGATGAGAAAATTACACCCTTTACGGTGTTCAACGACAATGTCCCAGCAGCCATAGATAACTTGGAGTCTCCCGTCTCCTCGGAGATTACCATGGAATATGACACAGCTGATGAAGCTGATCATGAAAAGTATACTGAAGAATATTCATCTCTTTCACATTTTGAAGAGAAATGTCCTCCCGAAGGAAGCGAATCTATAGTTCTATACACAACAAGTTTGAGAAGTATAAGAAAGACATTTGAAGATTGCCACACGATACTGTTTTTGCTGGAAAGTTTCAAGGTTGAGTTCTATGAGAGAGATGTTTCCATGCACTTAGAATACAGGGAAGAACTGTGGAGAATATTGGGTGGCAGAGTGATTCCTCCGAGGCTTTTCATCAAGGGAAGATACATAGGAGGAGCTGATGAAGTTGTTAGCTTGCACGAGCAAGGGAAGCTAAAGAAGCTCTTGGAAGGAATCCCAAAACTCCTGTCTAATGCTCCTTGTGTTGGCTGTGGCAACAAGAGATTCGTAGTTTGTTTCAATTGCAATGGAAGCCGCAGGGTCTTTAATGGTGGAGAGAGTGATGAAATGAATATCATTAGATGTTCTGAGTGTAATGAAAATGGATTGGTTAAATGCAGCATTTGTTACCGATGA